In one window of Clavelina lepadiformis chromosome 4, kaClaLepa1.1, whole genome shotgun sequence DNA:
- the LOC143452335 gene encoding uncharacterized protein LOC143452335: MNNITGVEDVPGVRQEPQSDDMEGYLSEQLISLKQRRSGLMGAVTKLQKKLNALIANPAATHPMVAEVKDKLDERLATCLRTCQDYLHKIPENDKHDQQRTEASEKLHQMKERQREANEEYTVYTRQYNVDASTRRSSVSARSSRASTCSSTRRKRLLQAQIEAEEARLEAQLVFEQDMVEAKAEEERLEAEAKAEAKRLEVEAKRLAAEVEAKRLAAEVEAKRLEAEVEAKRLEAEVEAKRLEAEVEAKRLEAEVEAKRLEAEAKAEAKRLEAKQRIQKKRISLKIAMSRAEASVKRAALEAEYDDDLLNASSVGSSRSNTGADKFADVTAILAKPSTSYGNPFQVTPNELTIHQVPHAEETPRADEAGRISRLRPTANAFTPTGYNEPDKGNTYDMHSWRKDIPVAPTKIAAGQNKLHARSRPLDVFQDGPISQSAPSDHQRDMMMLVGMIEEN, from the coding sequence ATGAACAATATCACTGGAGTTGAAGATGTGCCAGGGGTAAGGCAGGAGCCACAATCTGATGATATGGAAGGCTACCTCAGTGAGCAGCTGATATCACTTAAGCAAAGGAGGAGCGGACTGATGGGTGCAGTCACCAAATTACAGAAGAAGCTAAACGCACTGATTGCCAACCCGGCAGCAACACACCCAATGGTGGCCGAGGTAAAGGATAAATTGGATGAAAGACTGGCAACATGTCTACGAACCTGCCAGGACTACCTCCATAAAATCCCAGAGAATGATAAACATGATCAGCAGCGCACCGAGGCAAGTGAAAAACTACACCAAATGAAGGAAAGGCAGCGGGAAGCGAATGAGGAGTATACGGTATACACTCGGCAGTACAACGTGGACGCTTCAACTCGGCGTTCTTCGGTGTCGGCTCGGTCTTCCAGGGCTAGCACCTGCTCAAGCACCAGAAGGAAGAGACTGCTACAGGCTCAAATTGAGGCAGAAGAAGCAAGATTGGAGGCGCAGCTGGTGTTTGAGCAGGATATGGTTGAAGCCAAGGCCGAAGAAGAAAGACTTGAGGCTGAAGCAAAGGCCGAAGCCAAAAGACTTGAGGTCGAAGCCAAAAGACTCGCGGCCGAGGTCGAAGCCAAAAGACTCGCGGCCGAGGTCGAAGCCAAAAGACTCGAGGCCGAGGTCGAAGCCAAAAGACTCGAGGCCGAGGTCGAAGCCAAAAGACTCGAGGCCGAGGTCGAAGCCAAAAGACTCGAGGCCGAGGTCGAAGCCAAAAGACTCGAGGCGGAAGCAAAGGCCGAAGCCAAAAGACTTGAGGCAAAACAAAGGATCCAGAAGAAACGAATCAGCTTGAAAATCGCAATGTCTCGGGCTGAGGCAAGTGTAAAAAGGGCAGCCCTGGAAGCGGAATATGACGACGACCTGCTAAACGCCTCGAGTGTGGGAAGTTCAAGATCCAATACTGGAGCAGATAAGTTTGCAGATGTTACAGCAATACTGGCGAAGCCTAGCACGTCGTACGGAAACCCATTTCAAGTTACTCCAAATGAACTGACGATACATCAAGTCCCCCATGCAGAAGAAACACCAAGAGCAGATGAAGCAGGCAGGATATCACGTTTAAGACCAACTGCCAACGCCTTTACTCCCACAGGATACAACGAACCAGATAAGGGAAACACCTATGATATGCATTCCTGGAGGAAGGATATACCTGTGGCACCAACAAAGATAGCCGCAGGCCAAAATAAACTGCATGCTCGTTCCAGACCACTTGACGTGTTCCAGGACGGGCCCATATCTCAGTCTGCACCATCGGACCATCAACGTGACATGATGATGTTGGTTGGCATGATCGAAGAAAATTGA